From the genome of Tenericutes bacterium MZ-XQ:
ATGTCAGTCGTTGTTTCTTCATGAACTAAGTATTGATAGATTTCAGTCAATATTTGTTGTTTCTCTTTTGTAAAATGGTCTAATAAAGGCTTAAAAACGACTTCTTTTTCTTTAACTTCTATATTGTTTTTTTGATAGATAAATGTTTGATAGACAATTTTCTCTTTACTCATCTTATCTGCTATTAATATAGAAAATCCCATACCGCCTTGATGATAAGTACGATGTGTAGGATGTCCAACAATGTCATTTCTAATGTACTTTAATTCGTGAAGTATTGGATTAGAGTTAATATTTATATGATATTTATATTGAGTAAGTCCAATTGCAAGATCATATAATGCATCAATAGCTACAAACAATCCTTGTAAAAGACCAAACACATCAAGCAAAACTGCACCTTTTTCTTCTTGTGGTTGATCAAGATAGCGTTTAATCATGAGATCGATATTCTCAATCATATCAAAAGAACTTATCGCTCGATAAGTGTGACTATTTTGATGATCTTTATCTAATTGATCGATATATTTTCTTAATGCTTCTAAACTCATATAGAATCCTTAATCTTTCTAAGTAGTACTGGAGCAGGTAACTCTTTATAAAGAAGTCCTTCGATATATTTTATGCCAAGTCTTTCTAACATTTCTTTTTGATCTTTTGATTTAACATTTCTAATCACTAAAGCCATGTGATAAGACTCTAAAAGTTGTTTCATTTGACTAATATAACTTTGCCATTTAATACTATCTCTTTTCATCTCTAGATGAAGTGCATGAAATGGATAGTTAAGTGCCATATTTACCGAAGTGGTATCTAAACTAATGCCATGGTCGATAAGCTCTTGAATTTGTGTTGCATAGTGACTAGGTCGTAATTCCATATCACATTTAAGCCTTACAAACTCATAAGGTATTTGGTGCTGTTTAAGTGTTCCTAGAAGGAATGAATTAAACTTGGAATCAAGGAATGTTTGTTTGGAAATAGGGATTGTTATTTTGATTAATCTTTGTGTGTTTTTTTCTAAACTCACTAAGAAATCACAAACTTGCTCAATGTGAAAATGCTCTAAATCTACTAGTCTATTTCTTTTCTCTGCAACTTTAAGTAAATATTTACCATCAATTGCTAGGTTTGTTAGTATAATTTCACTTTCATATTGCCATACGATATTCTTTTCAATATCAATCATTTGATTAAAGATCAAGCCGATATTTTTGGTTTCAATCGCAACATTTAAATGATCAATAACCTGTTGTTCAAACAACTCATCTTCATAATCACGATAAACGAAATATCTAAACTTCTCATCATCTTCTCTTTTCGCTTTTTCAAGCGCAATATCTAAAAACTTATACAATTTTTGTGGATCTTTTTCGACAGTTACAACAGGATATCTAATGACACCCATAAAAGCGTTAAATTTTTCGTATGGCAATACTTTAGACTGGTAATTCTCAAGATGTTTAAAATAGTCTTTAATCACTTTAGTGGTTGTTCTTATGTCATTAAAGGGAACTACAACAAATAATTGATTAAAATCAAATCTATATGTATAACCTTCATTAAAGAATTTCTTACTAACTTGTGCAAACTCCTTAAAATACTTCATCATCATATCACTACCATAAATATGCTTGAGTTGATGATCGAGTTCAATGAGTAACAAACTTACTTTTTCATCAAGATAATCTGTTATTTTTTGATTTAGGGCATAAAGGTTTTCAATATTTGTCTCATGATCTAAAGTTGCTTGTTCAACTAAAGCTTTTGTTTCCTTAATCTCATTGGTTTGATCAAAAAACAAGCTCATAATAATGACTTCATCTCTTACTTTAATACTATAAAGTTTTTCTAAAATGTTTTTCCCTTGATATGTATATGCCATATGCTTTTCTTCATTTGGGTGAACAAATAGATAGGATATGATATCTTTATATGTGTTCACATATTCATAAGACAAATCTCTTATAAATAACTCTAAATGATAGTGTTCTTCAATAGCAAATAATGACATTGCAGATTTATTATAGGTGGACCTAGAATCTGTTAACTCTCTGTAACTAATGATTGGTGAATCCAAAACATGTTTATAAAAGTCATTTTCATGTTTTAGATGCTTCATACGCTTTTCATCAATTAATCTTGTGTATAAAATAGCACTAATGAGTTTAAAAAAATCGTAATAAGTTGCTGGATCTTTAATTTCTTCTTCTAAATGAACTAAAAACACACCCATATCAAGCATAGGAAATGCATAAATAAATGATACATCATCCTCATAATCTTTCTGTGTAACAATGTTTTTTGTCCACTTTATTGTTTTCGTGTGTTCGTAAACTTCATCACCCGTATAAAGTACATGGTCACATAAAGTGTCTAAAGTATCTTGTTTAGAAATAGTTTTATCGTATAATCTCTCTTTTTTATAATGGAAGAAATTAGGCGATTCACCTTCCAGATATATCACATATTCTTTTGATGTTACATATTGATCTAGATGCATGAAAAACAATCTAAAAAACTCTCTTAATTTTAGTTTTTCATCAATCATATGTGCGTATTGGATTAAGTCAAAACTCATCTCGATATATTTTAATATTTGTGTAGATTGTGGTTTGGAAGACTCTTTTTTTTCAATAACAACGATATCTTTTTCGATATCTTCTTTTTGTTTAGATTCTGTCTTTATCTTTTTATCAATAGTTTTATTAATCTTTTTGAGTTTAGTTTGATATAAATCTAAAGACAACTTGTTGTCTAATTGTTTATATAAAAAGATGATGAGTTCGTATGCTTTTAGTCTATAGCTATCGCTTTGTTCATCTATATAACTTTCATACTCAGCTTCTAAAATAGATGCTTTATGATAATCTTCAAGTTTTATGTATATTTCTAATAGTTTTAATACAATCTCAAGATCTTGAGGTTGCTTTTTGTGTGCATCGAATGCCTTGTTTTTCGCTTCTTCAAATTTTTTAAGTTCTATGAGTAATGATAATTCATCGATAAAATATTTACTTTTTAGATCATAATTATATAAATCATATAATGTGTTTAATGCCATTTGATGCTGATGATCATTTTTATAGATAGTAAAGATTTCTTCTAAGCAATAAATCTTAATATCATCTGGAATCATATCACTCATAATTTTTAGTAAATCTTCTAAATATGGTTCATGTAATGTTTTTTTAAGCTCAACATCATCTAATAGTCCTAAATATTGCTTAATGACTGGTAGAATTTCTTTGCGTTCTTGGATGTATTTTTTTGCTTCATCTAAATGATTTAAATGTAAACAAGCATCAATCATATGTTTAAGAATCTTTTCATGATAAAGCGTATCAGTTTGGGTTTTGATTTCATTTAATACTTCTTTAGCTTCATCATAAACAATGTCAAAAAGAGATAGCTCAATTGCAATCTCAAAATAGTAATTGTATGCAGCTTGATAATCAAGATGTGAAAGTGATTGATTCAAAAAATCCTTGATGATCGATAAGCTGTGTGGTTGTTTTGGAAGTTTTAATACATCGTTTAAACGCACTTTATCATCCCTTTATGATTTGATCGTATAGTGTATTTGCTAAGTTTAGATATTTTTTAGCAAGCTCTTCAAAATCAAAGTGAAGAACTTCAGAAAGTCCAATCATTTGTTTTCTTAAGGCTACTTGGTGCCACTGTAAAGCTTGAAACATGCGATAAAATCTCACCATATCTTGTTCTTTTTTGGTTGCTTTTTTCTCTAAGTAAACATCTAAAAGTTCCAATGCATCTTCAAATTTAACATTACCAAAACTTGCTATATCGTAGTAAAACTCATTGAGTCCCGCATACTCCCAATCCAATAAATAGAGTTGATCTTTACCGATAACAATATTGGATCTTTGAGCATCATTATGACAAAATACTTTAGGCATATGTAGTCTTTCATTAAGATACATATCCACCCACTTTTTCTTTAAATCTAAATATAATTCAGAACGATTTTCTGTATATGTCTCATAAAGCTCTAATCGCTCTAAAAGACCATAATCTGATGCTGGTTCAATACCTGAGTGATGTAGTTTTTTTAACATTTTAGCAACATCTTTTAAATATGGGTGATAGTCAACTGAAGAAAGCACAGTACCTTCAACATATTTAGCTGCTTTTTCACCGGTGGATTCATCAAAATATACAGTTTCGTTATTCAAATGTAGTGGTTCAACCTTTTTGATATTTTCATGTTCAAAGTGTCTATTGACAAATAAATTACCATCCTTACCAATAACACGATATGTATATAATTCTCCTTTGATTTCAATCACATAAGTCAAATGGCTCATGCCACCTAAAAGTCTGTGTTTTATAATGACTTCTTCTTCAGATACATGAAATGCTTTTGCAGCTCTTTCTTGTATGAGTTTTGCATGTTCATCTTTCATAGTTCATAAAATGTGACTTGACCCTCATCATAAATTGCATAGCTTTTATGATAGTCACCTAACGCTCCTGGATTCAATATAGTTATTTGTGAGTCTTGATTTAAATACTTCTGATGCGTATGGCCAAATATAACCATATCGACTTCATGATATTGAGCTTTAATCATTAAACGATCTAACCCAAACTTCACATGTTCTTTATGTCCATGTGTTAATAGAATTTTTAAACCTTTTAAATCTAGTATTCTTTCATATGGTTCTTTCGAAAAGAAATCATTATTCCCTTTAACTGTAATCATATGATATCTTTCATAGATATGACTATCTAAACACAAATCTCCTGCATTAATATGATAATCAACATCTTTATGTTTTTTTGCAACTCCATCTAATCGTTCTATGTTTCCGTGTATATCACTTGTGATTAATAATTTCAAAAAGATCCCCCTTTACTTTTTTAAGTGCTAGACCTCTATGCGAAATTTCATTTTTAATCTTTGGACCTAATTCAGCAAATGTTTGATGATATCCATCTGGATAAAATATTGGATCATAACCAAATGCTTCTATCTCTTTAAGTTCATGCCCAATGGTTCCATGGACTTTTCCTTCATAAACCTTATATGTACAATCTGGAAAATAAATAACGATTGCTGCATAGAAATAAGCACGTCGATCTTCTACACCTTTTAATGCATTAAGTAATTTGATGTTATTATCATAATCTTTGCCATTTGCATATCTTTTTGAATGGACACCTGGCTTTCCATCGAGTGCATCTACACATAACCCAGAATCATCAGAAATCGCTGGCATATGATATTTTTTTGCAAAATATTTTGCTTTGATTAATGCATTTTTTACAAATGTTAACTCAGTTTCTTCAACTTCATCATCATCTTTTAAATCTTTAAGTGAGATCAATGTTATTGGAGTATCTTCAAAAATCGTTTTAAACTCTTTTATTTTGTGTTCATTTTGACTGGCTAATAAAATTTTAATAGCATTCACCCCTATTCATCTCTTTAATACTATATTATCACATTTTTTGTCATTAACGTATGAAATAAAGCCATTTTAAGTTATAATGATTTTGGGTGATGAAAATGGACAATAAGAAAGATATAATAGAATTTGAAGATTTGTTTAAAGAAGAAATTGAAAAAAGAAATGAGCCGCCAAAACCTGATAATATAATGAAATATATCAATACAATCATTACATATACTGTCATTATGTTTTTGCTCGGTGGTGTTATTTTTTTGATGATTCAAGGTATCCCAGAAGCAAATAAGACTTATACTAAGGATGAGCTCATATTGGAAAATATTGCTGCAGACACTTCAGGTGTAGGCCTCATGACTCCAATCATGTTTGATACATATGATCAAAATTATTCTGGATATGTTGATGCTTTATATACCTATCAAGGATACGAAATAATTTATAACACATCTAATCCTTATATAGAAGATTTACTACTCGTTAAAGATAACCAAAACAATGTTATAGGCATTAATGAGCAGGTTTTCTTAAGTATTTATGATGGTACAGAAAATCAAATTAATTACTGGGATCAAGAATCAACATTAGAAATAAATAGATATCAGCACAATGAACAATCTCTACCTGATTTTTTAGTGACTACTGACATCAATATGATTGAAAATGAGGCTACTGGAATTACAAGTTTTTATAGTGCATTATATCAATTTGCTCTATATGCGATCTTATTAGCTTCGATATTAGTGTTTATGAAAAATGATATCGTATATGATTTCAATCAATTTAAAACAGTAAAAAATCAATGGTTTGTTATACTCGCTACAGGTTATTTATATGTTATTTTAGCTAATTATTTATCTAGCTTCTTATCTAACCTTTTGAGTAGTAGTTTGAATATACCAGTTTCAGAGTCTGTCAATCAGATGACCATTGTTAGAATGCTTAACTCAAATGGTGTCGTTTTCATCGTTTTATCAGCTGTATTAATCGGTCCGATTGTTGAAGAACTTGTATTTAGAAAATCTATATTTGGCTTAATTAAAAACAATACAATTGCAATTGCTGTTTCATCTAT
Proteins encoded in this window:
- a CDS encoding non-canonical purine NTP pyrophosphatase, RdgB/HAM1 family is translated as MKILLASQNEHKIKEFKTIFEDTPITLISLKDLKDDDEVEETELTFVKNALIKAKYFAKKYHMPAISDDSGLCVDALDGKPGVHSKRYANGKDYDNNIKLLNALKGVEDRRAYFYAAIVIYFPDCTYKVYEGKVHGTIGHELKEIEAFGYDPIFYPDGYHQTFAELGPKIKNEISHRGLALKKVKGDLFEIINHK